The genomic window CCCAAGCTTACTTTCATAGACCCTctctaatattatttttaattttattctcaaaCCTTTTTCTCTCCTGGACCTTCTTGCAAGGGGCAGTTGTTTATGTCTTCATCCTGCTTTTTACAAATTGTGCGGTGCAACTTCAGCtccattaaaaatatcattgtcCACCTCTGtcaagaaattataaaacaacttctaaatatttgctttccatgaatgaataaaagacagAGAATCAAGTAGAAAAGTggacaaaagatgaaaatatgtgtataaatagGATATATAAATCCTCTGTAATTTCTCTGTAAGCATATAATCAACAGAAAAGTGTCCCTATATGAACCTAAAGCATGCACTAGAATCTTCCCTGCAGCACTCTTCCTGATGATCTGTAGCTACTAGCCATGTTCACAGTGCCATGAATGCACAGATTGGAAAGCTgcacagcaaggagcctgcatgGTCTCCAGCTACAGTGACAGCACCACCCATCTCTCATTGGACACCTGCACAGCATCAGCCAGACACAAGGCGAGCACACCAGTGAGTCCTTCTCTGGACAGTAGGATGACAGCTGTTATCCACTGATCAGCCCTCAGAGCTGGCCATTCCTTTCAGAGCAGAAGGGCAGGACATAGGAGGTCCTGGGGGCTGGGAATGCTCTGCCTCACTTCATGTGGGAGTTGGCTGTACAAAAGGGTGCTTCTTGCTAATGTTCATCAAGGTGGATATTTACAAAGCAGTGTTGTTCCATGTGTTTGTTAGGCTTCTATCAGAAGttattaaaagttatttcttttttattatttcttttttttaatttttttttaacgtttatttatttttgagacagagagagacagagcatgaacaggggaggggcagagagagaggaagacacagaatctgaagcgggctccaggctctgagctgtcagcacagagcccaacgcagggctcgaactcacggaccgcgagaccgtgacctgagccgaagtcggccgctcaaccgactgagccacccaggcgcccctcttttttattatttaaattcaagttagttaacatagtgtagtcttggcttcaggagtagtcCCATATGCCTTATATATGACAATGAGTGCTCATCtgaaaaagtgccctccttaatgcctatcacccatttaacccatcccccacctacctcccctccatcaaccctcaatttgttctctatatttaatagtcttttatggtttgtctcctcctctgtttttgtcttatttttccttcccttcccctatgttcatctgttgagtttctcaattccacatgagtgaatttatatatctgtctttctctgacttacttcacttggcataataccctctagttccatccacacttaaaataaaagttattatttcaTCTTGTTAAATAGAAGTCCGTGAAAACTCAAGAACTCAAACATAGAAATGTAGCCAGAAATCACCATAGTAAGGAACCTGCCTCTCACTAGACTGACCTGTAATTGTCTAGAAAGCTGACTTCATTTGGGACTCAGTTCCTAGAGCTGACACATGATACCCACTCATGCTccaacacacaccaaaaacacaCTCATATACACATACCCATGCACCCCCAACCCCACTTGCATGGTCACCAGACCCTGAGCTAGGAGAGGGCACAGGCACTGGGAGAGCAAGTGAAACACCTGTGCCCAAGGAGCTCCTATGACCTCCAGGTGTCCAGGGCTGGCTGGTGtccaaggaagagggagagggtcaAAAAATGGGAAGACTGAGGGAAACTGGTGGGCTTTGTGCACAGAAGGGGCTATACCTCATCTCTTCAGGAGTATGATTTAGAGGTGAGACACCACCCCCCTTCAGAGTTCTGCTCGCATGGTGCCTGGCTCATGGCAGTTCGTGGGGACCAGAATCTGGGAATGGACAGAATGACAGCCACCTACCTTTTGCTGGGCCCACCCAGCAACCTGTATGAGTGCTCTTCCCTGTTGTCTTCATTGAACAGAGCCAAAGCAAACTCCACAGATGCCACAAAATAACCATGGTGCTTACTAATgtctacaaattcttttttaatggtccAGACATGAGCACCCAGCACAATGAGCCCCAGAAGCAGAGGCATCTTCAGGAACATTCTGTCCTTTGTCAGCACCAAGGACTGGCGACACACGGAGGGAGGAGATGGTAGCTACTGCTGGGCTGCCCTCCATAACTCAATATcccacacagccctgccctcagacCTGCTGACCTCCCCGTTTTGACTGGCACCTCTATCCAACTCCACCTCTACATCCACCTGCCTTGTCCCTCCCATCATCACCAAACAGAAAGCAGAGCAAGGGATCACATTTTCACCCCCTTATCACAAAAACCCTGAACACAATGACATGCATGCAACATGCTCTGTTCCCTGAACATCTCCAGGGATGCCTACCCGAGCTGCTCCCTAAGAGGGTCCCTACTGCTATCTCAGCCCACTCCTGCAAAGTCTTGCATCCACCTTGCTTGCCCCCCTGGCAGTGCACCAAGGACTTCCAGAATCACACTAATCCCTAGGAACCCTGGGGATCCCATTTCTGAGGAATGGAGGCAGTGGCCAAGACTGCTTACAACCGTGGCTGGAGCCCACAGCACCAGCCAGACCCAGGGGAGTACAGGGTGTGTGGCCAGCAATGAAACAGGTGGGGGAGCTGTCTGATCCTCCTCTTCCAGAAAGTACATCTGGCTTCATCCTCCCAGGGTGATATGCTTATTATTAATTTTCcctaaattcaaaaaatatattcttattttcaccACAACTTCTTTCTTGACCTGTGGGCTATTGTagatgtgttgtttaatttctaccaCAGCCAACTTTCTAATCATCTTTTATTGACTTCCAGCTAAAGCCCGCTATAGTTAGAAAATAtcgtattatttctatttttcaaaatttgttgagatttgttttattgcCCAGAATATGGCCAACACtctatatgttcttttttttaagttttatttttttttaattttttaatgtttatttttgagacagagagagacagagcatgaaagggggagggtcagagagagggagacacagaatccaaagtaggctccaggctccgagctgtcagcacagagtccgacacggggctcaaactcacagactgtgagatcatgacctgagccaaagtcggatgctcaaccgactgagccacccaggtgcccctatttttatttttgagagagagagagtatgaaaagagaaggagcagagagagagaaagagggagagaattccaagcaggttccagtctcagtgcagagctagacatggggcttgatcccataaccacgagatcacaaactgatcaagagtgggacacttaagcaactgagccatgtAGACACCTGTATATCTTCTTGAACACAATGTGTATTCTGTATCTTTTAGGAGTTGATATCTATCTCAGTACACCATTTCATTCAAACCTTCCATATATTTaccccttttgttttattttgttgtattaagtttagtttgatttggtttgggtttgggtcacttttttgtctatttttcagaGATGTGTTAAAGTCTCTCATGATTATGATTGTGAATTTATCTGTTCTTCTTTTCTcataattttgctttatatattatgAGACTATAATTAAGTGCTTATACAAATAGAACTGTTACTATTTTGGTGGTCAACCATTTATCATTATAAGTTGTACCTTTTATCCCAAGTAATTCCTCTTGCTCTGCAGTCTATCTTGTCTGATGTCAGAGTTACTACAGCAGCattgttttcattgttattttcatGATATATCTTCATCCATCTTTTTTCTCACAGATGATGTCCTACTCACTAAGATGTGCTTTTGTGagcagcaaacattttttttaaatttttttttaacgttttactttatttttgagacagagagagacagagcatgaacaggggaggagcagagagagggaaacacagaatctgaaacaggctccaggctctgagctgtcagcacagagcccgacgcgggcctcgaactcacagaccgtgagatcatgacctgagctgaagtcggacgcttaaccgaccaagccacccaggcgccccgcagcaaacattttttaaatcagtctaAGGGTCTTTTATTTTGGGgatttattccatttacaatgACTCAGATTACTGCTCACTGACAGCTATTATTGCCATTATTAATATGTTAGGGTTCCAATCAGCCATATTTCTACATGTTTTCTAATTATCTCATTGTCTGTTCTTACATTCCTTTGAATTatcaagatattttattattacaattattcCTCTTAATGGCCTTATTTACTCcttattttactcttcttttagTGGTGCTTCTAACAATTGTGATAAGCAACATTTAGTTAATTGAGTCTACTGTAAATTAATACTTTTATCATTTCAAGGATGGTGAGAATACCTTAGAATACTACTACTCCTAACTTCCCACTCACCTTGTATGTTCTTGCTCTCATGTGTTTGAATTCTACATATTTGAAAGCCCATAAGACAATATGATTGTCTTAAATAAATTGGATTTACCCTTCTTCTCTGCATCATTCCTTCAACATTACTTTCACTGTGACCATCTTCTATCCCCTAAAGAACTCTCTTAAGGATTTATTTTTGGTTGGAACTTGATAATATATCTTTTagttagttaattttttttaaacctgtcttATCACTAAATAATTCTACTCCCATGGGAGTCCATGTCTTAGGGATTTAGCCAATTTTCCCACTtctcccctctctgtgtctttcaggCATggttaatatatgaaatttaaggctataaattttcctctgtgCCCTGCTTTGGTTGCATCTCAGAAGTCTTGCTATGCCGTATGTTCATTATCTGTcagttcaaagtattttcttatttcttatatgATTTTTCATTGACCCttggattatttagaaatatactaCTAAATGTACAGGCAGTTAGAGTTTTTCAAATTAAGTTTCTATTGTAACTGCCTACTGTAAACAGAAAACATACTCTGAACCCTTccaatctttaaatatttttgaggtttCTCTCCTTTTACTTGGTCtgagaatttctttattttaccttaattttttttaattttttaagtgttttttttttatttttgaggttggggggacagagaataagttggggaggggcagaaagagagggagacacagaatctgaagcaggctccaggctctaaactgtcagcacagagcatgacacagggcttgaacttgccagttgtgacatcatgacctgagccaaagtccaccacccaactgactgagccacccaggcacccctactttcatttttgaagaataattttgctggctatagaattctaggtagttattttatttcagttctttgaaGATTCAAAGTGGCACTTTGAAGTGGTCTGTTTCCAGTCAACTTTTACACAGAAAATATAGCCCTTCATGGTCTCATCAGCTCTTCTTCTTCAGAGGTGCTGAACTCCATGTTTTGTCACCCATTTGAGGCAAAAAAGCACCTCTTCTCCACTGTACTGAAAGTCACTGCCTCCTACTCTTCCATTCATACCCTAGTGCCCTCAcccatccctctctcccctccaggtCTTTCTTTGAGTCAAACAGTATAGGGATGATACAGTTCCATACAAGGGAAGTGTCCACCATCACTGTCTCTTCCAGGGGCTGTGAGTAGTGCTTCAGCCAAAGTCCTCACCATGAATACCAGGCTGAGTCCCCACATGTGTGAATTTAAGCATCAAGGAGTAGGTAGGGATATGCTGAATTGAGCTGCTGCCTTCTGAATTCAATTGCAGTACTGGTGGAAGTTTTCTTTGAATCTGGTGGCCCCTGTGCTGTGCCCCTGGTGGGCATCTATAGGTGGACAGAACCTCCCTTGGCCACTCTCTCATGTCTCTCAGATTTGGGTATGGCTCATCTAGATAATACCTGGGTCCTGTGAGCCTGGTGGATACAGCCTGAAGCAGAAGTGACATGTCCTTCCTTGATTCCTGAGCAATTCTCCTGTAATCCTTGACTTTCAGAAAGTTtatgtgaaaagaagaaaattttgattCCATTTGAAATAACATTGAACTTCTCAACCTGGCTCTGCCTTAAagctttcttcattctgtttttgaCCTCTCATCCAGGGTCCAACACTGTCTCTGGGACAGTCAGCAGGGCTGTTTCCCTTCTTCCCTATAAAGGTCAGGCCTCCAGGTGACTGGACTCACTGGAGGCTCATAGATGAAGCAGAGAGCTACCCAGGTCAGGGCCCCTGGGAGTTCTGCTGTAGTTCAACAGTTAATTCTCCAAAATGGGGCTCAGGACTGAACAGATATGTACACACCCATGTCCACAGAAACATTTGTCACAATATCCAAAAGTCTGAAAGCAACttatgcccatcaacagatgaataaacaaaataatgtatattcatacaatagaatactattcagccttaaaagggaaggaaatttctGTTGCAAGCTATAACATGGGTGAACATTGAgagcattatgttaaatgaaataagccagtcacaaaagaacaaatatggtatgatttcacttacatgaagtACCTAGAATATTCAAATCCATACAAACAAAGTAGAAAGGTGGTTtctggcgggggggaggggcagtgggaagaGATGAGGTGtcattgtttaatgggtacaaagtTTAATTTTAGGAAGATGGAAAATTTCTAGAGATTGGTGGTGCTGCACAataatgtaaatatacttaatacCAGTGGAATATATAACTAAAAATGGTTGAAACTATAAATTTCATCTTATGTGTCTTACCACA from Neofelis nebulosa isolate mNeoNeb1 chromosome 9, mNeoNeb1.pri, whole genome shotgun sequence includes these protein-coding regions:
- the LOC131486233 gene encoding probable cystatin-16, coding for MFLKMPLLLGLIVLGAHVWTIKKEFVDISKHHGYFVASVEFALALFNEDNREEHSYRLLGGPSKRWTMIFLMELKLHRTICKKQDEDINNCPLQEGPGEKKVDCNFVVDIRPWLSQFSLLNSTCVQK